The following are encoded together in the Sphingomicrobium clamense genome:
- a CDS encoding CAP domain-containing protein — protein sequence MDVKRQLGSVVGHGVALFLLLSLAACSPSRVAPEPSITIPRMGAPEPLVEDGSIRRVMVARHNEERARWGAAPLGWDDALAADAKAYATRLAVREEMVHDQSIRGVQGENLWSGTRDAFGYEQMIQAMIDERAMFRPGLFPDVSTSGRWQDVAHYTQMIWPTTTRLGCATTRGLFREYLVCRYAPAGNIRGRPVGGFVPPAPDEE from the coding sequence GTGGACGTAAAGCGCCAGCTGGGATCGGTCGTCGGTCATGGCGTGGCGCTCTTCTTGCTCCTCTCGCTTGCGGCGTGCAGCCCTTCGCGCGTGGCGCCCGAGCCGTCAATCACCATCCCGCGCATGGGCGCACCCGAACCGCTGGTCGAGGATGGGAGCATTCGCCGTGTCATGGTAGCTCGCCACAACGAAGAACGCGCGCGCTGGGGCGCAGCACCGCTTGGTTGGGACGATGCACTGGCGGCGGACGCCAAGGCCTATGCGACACGGCTGGCGGTGCGCGAGGAAATGGTTCACGACCAGTCGATCCGCGGTGTGCAGGGCGAGAATTTGTGGAGCGGGACGCGCGACGCCTTCGGCTATGAGCAGATGATCCAGGCGATGATCGACGAACGCGCGATGTTTCGCCCGGGCCTGTTTCCCGACGTGTCGACCAGCGGCCGATGGCAGGACGTCGCGCACTATACGCAGATGATCTGGCCCACGACGACGCGGCTGGGCTGCGCGACAACGCGGGGCTTGTTTCGCGAGTATCTCGTGTGTCGCTATGCCCCCGCCGGAAATATTCGCGGTCGCCCCGTCGGCGGATTCGTTCCGCCTGCGCCCGACGAGGAATAG
- a CDS encoding acyl carrier protein: MSETADRVKKIVVDHLGVDADKVTEDASFIDDLGADSLDIVELVMAFEEEFGVEIPDDAAEKITTVKDAIQYIENNKG, from the coding sequence ATGAGCGAGACCGCAGATCGGGTGAAGAAGATCGTAGTCGACCATCTCGGCGTCGATGCCGACAAGGTGACCGAAGATGCGAGCTTCATCGACGACCTGGGCGCGGACAGCCTCGACATCGTCGAGCTGGTGATGGCGTTCGAAGAAGAATTCGGCGTGGAAATCCCCGACGATGCCGCCGAGAAGATCACGACCGTCAAGGACGCGATCCAGTATATCGAGAACAACAAGGGCTAA
- the hemW gene encoding radical SAM family heme chaperone HemW codes for MTDDRSQLALYVHWPFCVVKCPYCDFNSHVRESVDEVAWRQALLDELRYEAALTPDHHLTSIFFGGGTPSLMDPRTVEAVISDARTLWAQAEDVEITLEANPNSAEAARFADLASAGVNRLSLGLQRFDDASLRFLGRAHDAAEGQDALDAAQRAVERVSFDLIVALPGDTVDSVSSLLDRAIAKGTEHLSIYQLTIEPGTRFETDVRKGSFVPLDEETSADIFEMTQAKTTAAGLPAYEISNHARRGAESRHNLTYWRYRDYIGIGPGAHGRRTGMRTFRHKKPENFLSAVQRNGHGMREEESLSATEAAHEALVMGLRLNEGIDPDALASRLGVERVVDEAAVDRLIAQGLLEREEPRLRLTDEGRLLLDSILAEIAA; via the coding sequence ATGACCGACGACCGATCCCAGCTGGCGCTTTACGTCCACTGGCCCTTCTGCGTGGTCAAATGTCCCTATTGTGACTTCAACTCCCATGTCCGCGAGAGTGTCGATGAGGTGGCGTGGCGGCAAGCCCTGCTCGACGAATTGCGGTACGAGGCGGCGCTGACGCCCGACCATCACCTCACGAGTATCTTTTTCGGCGGCGGCACACCGTCCCTGATGGATCCGCGCACCGTCGAAGCCGTGATCTCGGATGCGCGGACACTCTGGGCGCAAGCCGAGGACGTCGAGATCACGCTGGAAGCCAACCCCAACAGCGCCGAGGCGGCACGCTTCGCCGACCTTGCAAGCGCGGGCGTCAATCGTTTGAGCCTTGGGCTCCAACGGTTCGACGACGCGTCGCTACGCTTCCTTGGCCGCGCGCACGACGCTGCCGAAGGGCAGGACGCGCTCGACGCTGCCCAGCGCGCCGTCGAGCGTGTGAGTTTCGACCTGATCGTCGCGCTGCCTGGCGATACGGTCGACAGCGTATCATCGCTGCTCGACCGAGCCATCGCGAAGGGCACCGAGCATCTTTCGATCTACCAGCTCACGATCGAACCGGGCACGCGCTTCGAGACGGATGTTCGAAAGGGCAGTTTCGTGCCGCTCGACGAGGAGACGTCTGCCGACATCTTCGAGATGACACAGGCGAAGACCACTGCGGCCGGCCTTCCCGCCTACGAGATCTCCAATCACGCCAGACGAGGCGCGGAAAGCCGTCACAACCTCACCTATTGGCGCTATCGCGACTATATCGGCATCGGTCCGGGCGCGCACGGGCGGCGCACCGGCATGCGCACCTTCCGTCACAAGAAGCCCGAAAACTTCCTTTCCGCCGTGCAGCGCAATGGCCACGGCATGCGCGAGGAAGAATCGCTTAGCGCCACCGAGGCTGCCCACGAAGCACTGGTCATGGGCTTGCGACTCAATGAAGGGATCGATCCCGACGCCCTCGCCTCTCGACTGGGCGTTGAACGGGTCGTCGACGAGGCAGCCGTCGACCGCTTGATTGCGCAGGGTCTGCTGGAAAGAGAAGAGCCGCGCCTTCGCCTCACGGACGAAGGGCGGCTCCTGCTCGACTCGATCCTCGCGGAAATCGCGGCCTAG
- the rph gene encoding ribonuclease PH, which translates to MRPSGRAPDELRTLTIEPGFTKHAAGSCLISFGDTRVLVTASVEDRLPPWLRGQGKGWVTGEYGMLPGSTHTRGNREAARGKQSGRTQEIQRLIGRSLRAVVDLEKLGERQITVDCDVIQADGGTRTASISGAWVALRIAVDKLMAEGKIEEDPIETQVAAVSCGVYDGTPVLDLDYPEDSNAGSDGNFVLTGDGKIVEAQVSAEGDRFDQEGLLRLMRLADIGCKEIFAAQLKAVGK; encoded by the coding sequence ATGCGCCCATCCGGCCGCGCCCCCGACGAACTACGTACCCTCACGATCGAGCCCGGCTTTACCAAGCATGCGGCGGGTAGCTGCCTCATCAGCTTCGGCGATACGCGCGTGCTCGTGACCGCCAGCGTCGAAGATCGCTTGCCGCCGTGGCTGCGCGGCCAGGGCAAAGGCTGGGTCACGGGCGAATATGGCATGCTGCCGGGATCGACCCACACGCGCGGCAATCGCGAAGCGGCGCGCGGCAAGCAGTCGGGGCGCACGCAGGAAATCCAGCGCCTGATCGGTCGCTCGCTGCGCGCGGTCGTCGATCTCGAAAAGCTCGGCGAGCGCCAGATCACGGTCGATTGCGACGTCATCCAGGCCGATGGCGGCACCCGCACCGCCTCCATCTCGGGCGCGTGGGTCGCGCTGCGCATCGCGGTCGACAAGCTGATGGCGGAGGGCAAGATCGAGGAGGATCCGATCGAGACACAGGTCGCGGCGGTCAGCTGCGGCGTCTATGACGGGACGCCGGTGCTCGACCTCGACTATCCCGAAGACAGCAATGCCGGATCGGACGGCAATTTCGTGCTGACCGGCGACGGCAAGATCGTCGAAGCACAGGTCAGTGCCGAGGGCGACCGGTTCGATCAGGAAGGCCTGCTGCGGCTGATGCGGCTGGCCGATATCGGCTGCAAGGAAATTTTCGCGGCCCAGCTGAAAGCAGTCGGAAAATGA
- a CDS encoding vgr related protein, translating into MARSVFGNAIDYDAVEIVLGKWWPFQPRGIVMAPSGNIHFHPKSMAYREDFSQATLPLQGLFIHEMTHVWQAQKGGKWYLPLMRHPFCRYGYALKPGKSFPRYGLEQQAEIVRRAFIARRKGAVAETPEASLLPFAQDTENA; encoded by the coding sequence ATGGCGCGCAGCGTCTTCGGGAATGCCATCGACTATGACGCGGTCGAGATCGTGCTTGGCAAATGGTGGCCGTTCCAACCGCGCGGGATCGTCATGGCCCCATCGGGCAACATTCATTTCCATCCCAAATCAATGGCCTACCGGGAGGATTTCAGTCAGGCCACACTCCCGCTCCAGGGACTTTTCATCCACGAGATGACCCATGTCTGGCAGGCGCAGAAGGGCGGCAAATGGTACCTGCCGCTGATGCGTCACCCTTTCTGTCGCTACGGCTATGCGCTGAAACCCGGAAAATCCTTTCCGCGCTATGGACTCGAGCAACAGGCGGAAATCGTGCGTAGGGCGTTCATCGCACGACGAAAGGGCGCGGTGGCCGAGACGCCCGAAGCTAGCCTCCTGCCTTTCGCCCAAGACACTGAAAACGCCTGA
- the grpE gene encoding nucleotide exchange factor GrpE, which produces MTEEHHEEAEEIREETAEESPELAEHDRVAELESQLEEAHQKALYAAAEVQNVRRRLEKEKSDAASYASAGFAREILSVRDHLERALGHVPDEAREGRAANFIEGIEATLREMDAIFERQGITRVEAKGLELDPNLHQAMVEIPTEDAEPGTIVEEMQVGYRLKDRLLRPALVGVAKKP; this is translated from the coding sequence ATGACAGAAGAACATCACGAAGAAGCCGAGGAAATCCGCGAGGAAACAGCGGAGGAATCGCCCGAACTGGCCGAGCATGACCGCGTGGCCGAACTCGAATCGCAGCTGGAGGAAGCGCACCAGAAGGCGCTCTATGCCGCCGCGGAAGTCCAGAACGTCCGCCGCCGGCTGGAAAAAGAGAAGAGCGACGCCGCCTCCTATGCGTCGGCAGGATTCGCTCGCGAAATCCTGTCTGTGAGGGATCATCTCGAGCGCGCGCTGGGCCATGTGCCGGACGAGGCACGCGAGGGGCGTGCCGCCAATTTCATCGAGGGCATCGAGGCGACCCTGCGCGAGATGGATGCGATCTTCGAGCGACAGGGCATCACGCGCGTCGAAGCCAAAGGGCTCGAACTCGATCCCAATCTTCACCAGGCGATGGTCGAAATCCCGACCGAGGACGCCGAGCCCGGCACGATCGTCGAAGAGATGCAAGTCGGATACCGCCTTAAGGACCGGCTCCTGCGCCCCGCGCTCGTCGGCGTCGCGAAAAAGCCCTAG
- the rdgB gene encoding RdgB/HAM1 family non-canonical purine NTP pyrophosphatase yields MKKIGDELVIATHNDGKLREIRELLEPFGIECVGAAEAGLPDPEETGVTFVDNAELKARQAADLSGLPALADDSGLAVDALNGDPGIRSARWAEDSEGNRDFGRAMEKVWTAVEAEGPDAGHDAHFVCALSLAWPDGRVETFEGKVFGTLTWPPRGDKGFGYDPMFVPTDHDVTFGEMEPAKKHAMSHRADAFAKLVAWLEA; encoded by the coding sequence ATGAAGAAAATCGGGGACGAACTGGTCATCGCCACGCATAATGACGGCAAGCTTCGCGAAATCCGCGAGTTGCTCGAACCGTTCGGGATCGAGTGTGTCGGCGCTGCCGAGGCCGGTCTCCCCGATCCTGAGGAAACGGGCGTCACCTTTGTCGACAATGCCGAGCTGAAGGCGCGTCAGGCAGCCGATCTGTCGGGGCTTCCCGCGCTCGCCGACGATAGCGGGCTGGCGGTCGATGCGCTCAACGGCGATCCGGGCATCCGCTCGGCACGTTGGGCCGAGGACAGCGAGGGAAATCGCGACTTCGGACGCGCGATGGAGAAGGTCTGGACCGCGGTCGAGGCCGAAGGGCCCGACGCGGGCCACGACGCGCACTTCGTCTGCGCACTGTCGCTTGCATGGCCCGACGGGCGGGTCGAGACGTTCGAAGGCAAGGTGTTCGGCACGCTCACCTGGCCCCCGCGCGGCGACAAGGGGTTCGGCTACGACCCGATGTTCGTGCCGACCGACCATGACGTTACGTTCGGGGAAATGGAGCCGGCGAAGAAGCACGCGATGAGCCACCGCGCCGATGCCTTCGCGAAGCTGGTGGCCTGGCTCGAGGCCTAG
- a CDS encoding TonB-dependent receptor, with translation MTATKRASTVQDVPFSINAQTQEDIQRSNAANAEELSRNIAGLTVQNLGPGQSQVSVRGVSAGQIVRDQPGVKEQVGVYLDESVISLSLFTPDVDLYDLNRIETLRGPQGTLFGSGSVGGTLRYITNQPEIGVNAASFEINANMAAEDDFGGSLKGMVNMDLGDHAAGRFVGYFTHFPGFIDDVGPAGRKSTNDGQRIGGRMSFLLEPTEGLNLTPRIVYQDISTNGFNRQDDFIIFDNQFTGGGLREREQYLLLQEGFDDETMIIDLTASYDLGGVELTSVSSYTERDIVVSRDASALTGSVSGAILGLDLDTVDIPSNLVDTTDLEQFTQEVRLGSTGFGPLQWVIGGFYSKVDRAYTQRLPTEGYDAIVDAALGAGASEGSFSGFPYIMDSPYAANLTYDFTQYALFGEASYAFGPVIVTAGGRYYDFEEERDFVSGGVFSGVDTFIGDSTSSDGFSPRLIVTYEATPDLNLNLQASKGFRLGGVNDPLNVPLCEDEDLAAFGGFQTYDDETLWNYEAGAKYSTRRITFNAAAFYSDISNLQTTVDAGTCSSRVVFNAEKAHTMGLEAEFAARITDNFDVSVSGSYVEAEFDTTLPGDLAARTGIRDGNRLPTVPKFQMAATAYYEGRLNRNTDWFVQASVQHVGSRLTQPTDQEDNPRTFPVFFDYRGATTADSETIDLTLPSYELVNLSFGLRLDRGYEVSLYANNIFDKTPLLSFDRELSGLARRAYNIGQPRVIGITLRRDFRND, from the coding sequence GTGACCGCGACCAAGCGCGCCTCGACCGTTCAGGACGTCCCCTTCTCGATCAACGCCCAGACGCAAGAAGACATCCAGCGCTCGAACGCAGCAAATGCCGAAGAACTATCGAGAAATATCGCTGGTCTCACCGTGCAAAACCTCGGGCCGGGGCAGAGCCAAGTCTCGGTTCGCGGCGTGTCCGCGGGGCAGATCGTCCGCGACCAGCCGGGCGTGAAGGAACAGGTTGGCGTCTATCTCGACGAAAGCGTCATCTCGCTCTCGCTGTTCACCCCCGACGTCGACCTCTACGACCTCAACCGTATCGAGACGCTTCGCGGACCGCAGGGCACGCTCTTCGGTTCGGGTAGTGTCGGCGGAACGCTTCGCTACATTACAAACCAGCCCGAGATCGGGGTGAATGCTGCAAGCTTCGAAATCAACGCCAACATGGCCGCAGAAGACGACTTTGGCGGTAGCCTCAAGGGCATGGTGAACATGGATCTCGGCGACCATGCCGCAGGACGATTCGTTGGCTACTTCACCCACTTCCCGGGGTTCATTGATGATGTCGGTCCGGCTGGTCGTAAGAGTACGAATGATGGCCAGCGTATTGGCGGCCGTATGTCGTTCCTCTTGGAGCCCACCGAAGGTCTGAACCTGACACCGCGCATCGTGTATCAGGACATTTCGACCAACGGTTTCAACCGTCAGGACGATTTTATCATCTTCGACAACCAGTTTACCGGGGGCGGACTTCGTGAACGCGAGCAGTATTTGCTGCTACAGGAAGGGTTCGATGATGAAACGATGATCATCGACTTGACGGCCAGCTACGACCTCGGCGGCGTCGAGTTGACCAGCGTTTCGAGCTACACTGAACGAGACATCGTGGTTTCGCGTGACGCGTCAGCGCTTACCGGCTCCGTCAGCGGTGCGATCCTTGGTCTCGATCTAGACACGGTGGACATTCCTTCGAACCTCGTCGACACGACGGATCTCGAGCAGTTTACGCAAGAGGTCCGCCTCGGTTCGACGGGCTTCGGTCCGCTGCAATGGGTCATCGGAGGATTCTACTCGAAGGTCGATCGCGCTTATACGCAACGCCTACCAACGGAAGGTTATGACGCGATCGTGGATGCAGCGCTTGGAGCTGGCGCTTCCGAAGGCAGCTTCTCGGGTTTCCCGTACATCATGGACAGCCCATATGCCGCGAACCTCACCTACGACTTCACCCAGTATGCGTTGTTCGGAGAGGCGAGCTATGCCTTCGGCCCCGTGATTGTCACCGCTGGTGGTCGGTATTACGACTTCGAAGAGGAACGTGACTTTGTCTCGGGTGGCGTCTTCTCGGGCGTTGATACCTTTATCGGGGATTCCACCTCTTCAGACGGCTTCTCGCCGCGTCTCATCGTGACCTATGAGGCAACGCCGGATCTCAACCTGAACCTTCAGGCTTCGAAGGGCTTCCGTCTCGGTGGCGTCAACGATCCACTGAACGTACCGCTCTGCGAAGATGAGGATCTCGCTGCGTTCGGGGGCTTCCAGACCTACGATGACGAGACGCTTTGGAACTATGAAGCGGGCGCGAAATATTCGACCCGCCGCATCACGTTCAACGCCGCAGCGTTCTATTCCGACATCTCGAACCTGCAGACGACTGTCGACGCCGGTACGTGTTCGAGCCGCGTCGTTTTCAACGCTGAGAAGGCCCACACCATGGGTCTTGAAGCCGAATTTGCGGCTCGGATCACCGATAACTTCGACGTGTCCGTATCGGGCAGTTACGTCGAGGCGGAATTCGACACGACCCTGCCGGGCGACCTTGCGGCCCGTACCGGTATTCGCGACGGAAACCGACTTCCGACCGTGCCGAAATTCCAGATGGCGGCGACCGCTTATTATGAGGGTCGCCTCAATCGCAACACGGACTGGTTCGTTCAGGCTAGCGTCCAACATGTCGGTTCGCGCCTGACGCAACCCACCGACCAGGAAGACAACCCGCGCACCTTCCCAGTCTTCTTCGATTATCGTGGAGCGACCACTGCAGATAGCGAGACGATCGACCTGACGCTGCCGAGCTACGAATTGGTGAACCTGTCGTTCGGCCTGAGGCTCGACCGTGGATATGAAGTGTCGCTCTACGCGAACAACATCTTCGACAAGACGCCGCTGTTGTCGTTCGATCGCGAACTGAGCGGTCTCGCGCGCCGGGCCTACAACATCGGCCAACCGCGCGTGATCGGCATCACGCTACGGCGCGATTTCCGTAACGACTAA
- a CDS encoding CAP domain-containing protein, with amino-acid sequence MFSRLFMGLAVVAMVAPATASSTAARGEKQLRAAVLDNHNRARAQHGVRPLAWDNRLAASAMEHARYMARTGRYHHDRTPGRRKYQGENMWRGQRGLFSYEIIVGTMTDEVRHFRAGTFPHVSRSGSWHDVGHYTQIVWPSTTHVGCAMASSATTDYFVCRYSPPGNKDGVRLS; translated from the coding sequence ATGTTTTCTCGTCTTTTCATGGGGTTGGCGGTTGTCGCGATGGTCGCGCCCGCGACCGCATCCAGCACTGCAGCGCGGGGCGAAAAGCAGTTGAGAGCAGCCGTCCTCGACAACCATAATCGCGCCCGCGCACAGCATGGCGTGCGTCCACTCGCCTGGGACAATCGGCTTGCGGCCAGCGCAATGGAGCATGCGCGCTACATGGCCCGCACCGGGCGCTACCACCATGACCGGACGCCGGGCCGCCGCAAATATCAGGGCGAAAATATGTGGCGCGGCCAGCGCGGCTTGTTCAGCTACGAAATCATCGTCGGCACGATGACCGACGAAGTCCGCCATTTCCGGGCCGGCACCTTCCCCCATGTGAGCCGGTCCGGATCTTGGCACGATGTCGGCCACTACACGCAGATCGTGTGGCCATCGACGACGCATGTCGGCTGCGCGATGGCAAGCAGCGCCACCACCGATTATTTCGTCTGTCGTTATTCGCCGCCCGGCAACAAGGACGGCGTGCGGCTCAGCTAG
- the hrcA gene encoding heat-inducible transcriptional repressor HrcA, which produces MSETIPDLTDRMREIFAQVVEAYLDSGQPVGSKALAGKVQLSPASIRGVMSQLESQGLLTHPHTSAGRLPTEFGLRLFVDGIMQARMPGKRTRETIARELDDRPVEEMLEAATTTLSGLSACAGVITAPTQELRLRQLSFVQLDATRALAVLVGEGGEVENRILPITPGMSPMALDEIANFVSARLAGLTFAEAGRRLVSEIENREQALDQAAGKLVAQGLAEWRRDGDERPVLIVRGQANLLDETATADLERVRQLLDELENRQEIANLLGAAREAEGCRIFIGSENRMFALSGSSVIAAPYRGSDGKVIGVVGVIGPTRLNYARVVPMVDFTAEALTRRMQ; this is translated from the coding sequence ATGAGCGAGACGATCCCCGACCTGACCGACCGCATGCGCGAGATTTTCGCGCAGGTCGTCGAGGCGTATCTCGACAGCGGGCAGCCGGTCGGGTCGAAAGCGCTTGCCGGCAAGGTCCAGCTTTCGCCCGCGTCGATCCGCGGGGTGATGAGCCAGCTCGAGAGCCAAGGCCTGCTCACCCATCCGCATACCAGCGCGGGGCGTCTGCCGACCGAATTCGGCCTGCGCCTGTTCGTCGACGGCATCATGCAGGCGCGTATGCCGGGGAAGCGGACGCGAGAGACGATCGCGCGCGAGCTCGACGATCGTCCGGTCGAAGAAATGCTCGAGGCGGCGACGACGACCCTGTCGGGCCTGTCCGCCTGTGCTGGCGTTATCACCGCTCCGACGCAGGAGCTGCGCCTGCGCCAGCTCAGTTTCGTCCAGCTTGATGCCACGCGTGCGCTGGCAGTGCTGGTGGGCGAAGGCGGGGAGGTCGAGAATCGCATCCTCCCGATCACGCCCGGCATGTCGCCCATGGCGCTGGACGAGATCGCGAACTTCGTCTCCGCGCGCCTTGCGGGCCTGACCTTTGCCGAAGCCGGCCGACGGCTGGTCAGCGAGATCGAAAATCGCGAGCAGGCGCTCGACCAGGCGGCCGGGAAGCTGGTCGCGCAGGGGCTTGCCGAATGGCGCCGCGACGGAGACGAGCGCCCCGTGCTGATCGTGCGTGGGCAGGCCAACCTGCTCGACGAGACGGCGACCGCCGATCTCGAACGCGTGCGCCAGCTGCTCGACGAACTCGAAAACCGGCAGGAAATCGCCAATCTGCTCGGCGCCGCGCGTGAAGCGGAAGGCTGCCGTATCTTCATCGGGTCGGAAAACCGCATGTTCGCGCTTTCCGGCTCTTCGGTCATCGCCGCGCCCTATCGAGGGAGCGATGGCAAGGTCATCGGCGTTGTCGGGGTCATCGGCCCCACGCGCCTCAATTATGCGCGGGTGGTCCCGATGGTGGACTTTACCGCCGAAGCGCTTACGAGACGGATGCAATGA
- a CDS encoding DUF6438 domain-containing protein: MVRKLLVLGMAAALAGCVGLPGSKAPVETIRYVTGPCLGPCPVYVVTAASDGIGVYDGRQNVLVTGKRTFAMSQAEWEAFKAALQPYRPTGNMEYRGANCTTIATDLPSVEVAWGGDGQQDILHADFGCDMEKNQAMYNALAAAPRHLPIDIFVGRR, encoded by the coding sequence ATGGTGAGGAAACTTCTGGTCTTGGGGATGGCAGCCGCGTTGGCGGGATGCGTGGGCCTTCCGGGCAGCAAGGCCCCGGTCGAAACGATCCGCTACGTCACCGGACCGTGTCTTGGCCCATGCCCCGTTTATGTCGTGACTGCGGCTTCCGACGGCATCGGCGTCTATGACGGGCGCCAGAACGTGCTCGTCACAGGCAAGCGGACGTTCGCGATGAGCCAGGCCGAATGGGAGGCCTTCAAGGCCGCGCTCCAGCCCTATCGCCCGACCGGCAACATGGAATATCGCGGCGCCAACTGCACGACCATCGCTACCGACCTGCCCAGCGTCGAGGTCGCCTGGGGCGGCGACGGACAGCAGGACATTCTCCACGCCGATTTCGGGTGCGACATGGAGAAGAACCAGGCGATGTACAACGCACTCGCCGCCGCACCGCGCCACCTCCCGATCGACATCTTCGTGGGCAGGCGTTGA
- a CDS encoding FAD-dependent oxidoreductase — protein MNTWPLTRRQILGGIGAGALAPSIVRARSLGSDGHAVVVGAGVFGTWTARALMDAGMRVTLIDKHGPANARASSAGETRMTRAGYGADAIYAKMALDSLKDWKALSDRAALPLFHPHGVLFFFDEEIDYFTDTIRVHREMGLPTQVLTPAQMARRYPMIDFDGVAIGMFEPDFGAIMARRSVQTLVAEMVKEGLVWRRGQAKPVPMPRGPSPLPGVDLMDGERVEGDAYIYALGPWLPQGFPDVLDRRIVTSRQEVFFFAPPEGDDRFAPQRLPGWAHFESGDLHYGFPDIEARGAKICFDNHGPEVDPDTNPRRVTKEGLAEIVAYRDRVFPALRGAQLLETRVCQYENSSNGDFLIDRHPGHPNVTLVGAGSGHGFKHGPSLGRLAAQIAMGGEQDQPRFTLATKETTQARSVI, from the coding sequence ATGAATACCTGGCCGCTGACCCGCCGCCAGATTCTCGGCGGCATCGGTGCGGGGGCGCTTGCCCCCTCGATCGTTCGTGCACGAAGCTTGGGAAGCGACGGGCACGCGGTGGTCGTGGGCGCGGGAGTCTTCGGCACATGGACTGCCAGGGCTCTGATGGACGCAGGTATGCGGGTCACCCTGATCGACAAGCATGGGCCCGCCAACGCGCGAGCTTCAAGCGCCGGTGAAACGCGCATGACACGGGCGGGCTACGGTGCCGACGCCATCTATGCGAAGATGGCGCTCGATAGCCTTAAGGACTGGAAAGCACTCAGTGACCGCGCCGCGTTGCCCCTATTCCACCCGCACGGCGTGCTGTTCTTTTTCGACGAAGAGATCGACTATTTCACCGACACGATCCGCGTCCATCGCGAGATGGGGCTCCCGACACAAGTTCTGACGCCCGCGCAAATGGCGCGGCGCTATCCGATGATCGACTTTGACGGGGTGGCGATCGGCATGTTCGAGCCCGACTTCGGGGCGATCATGGCGCGCCGTTCGGTCCAGACCCTTGTGGCCGAAATGGTCAAGGAGGGGCTTGTCTGGCGTCGCGGACAGGCCAAACCGGTTCCCATGCCGCGCGGTCCCTCACCGCTCCCTGGCGTCGACCTGATGGACGGCGAACGGGTGGAAGGTGATGCCTACATCTATGCGCTCGGCCCATGGCTGCCACAGGGTTTTCCGGACGTTCTCGATCGCCGGATCGTTACATCGCGCCAGGAGGTATTCTTCTTCGCACCACCGGAAGGCGATGATCGCTTCGCGCCGCAACGCCTACCCGGTTGGGCGCATTTCGAGAGTGGCGATCTCCATTACGGTTTCCCCGACATCGAGGCGCGGGGAGCCAAGATCTGCTTCGATAATCATGGACCGGAGGTCGACCCCGACACCAATCCGCGCCGTGTCACCAAAGAGGGCCTAGCCGAGATCGTCGCCTACCGCGATCGCGTCTTCCCGGCACTGCGCGGCGCCCAATTGCTCGAGACCCGCGTCTGCCAGTATGAGAATAGCTCCAACGGCGATTTCCTGATCGACCGGCATCCCGGCCATCCGAATGTAACCTTGGTCGGCGCGGGCTCGGGACATGGTTTCAAGCATGGGCCGTCACTCGGACGATTGGCAGCGCAGATCGCAATGGGCGGCGAGCAGGACCAGCCCCGCTTCACGCTTGCCACCAAGGAAACCACGCAAGCGCGCAGCGTCATCTAA